From one Ursus arctos isolate Adak ecotype North America unplaced genomic scaffold, UrsArc2.0 scaffold_26, whole genome shotgun sequence genomic stretch:
- the LMNTD1 gene encoding lamin tail domain-containing protein 1: METSCGWFLSALGDIKIAEVNVKGLFVRLINSSLDKELEIGGHILQQNVNGQTVSLYCFLPNIIMQANCTVTVSKRCGQLPLKQSIRHHQIFFGENKASLEQAQTAQRFCANRMVKEKENPPNPFPNSSPWCYSPSVPAHPYSPLIETCATCMARSSLNRQPRPHSSRPDPAQDNNIQI; encoded by the exons atggagacaagCTGTGGTTGGTTCTTGAG TGCTCTTGGAGACATTAAAATAGCTGAAGTAAATGTCAAGGGTTTATTTGTGAGACTCATTAACTCTTCCCTTGACAAAGAACTGGAGATTGGAGGTCATATTCTCCAGCAAAATGTGAATGGACAAACAGTCTCTTTGTACTGCTTCCTTCCGAATATCATAATGCAGGCCAACTGCACAGTAACAGTGAGTAAAAG GTGTGGACAGCTGCCTCTGAAGCAAAGCATCCGCCACCATCAGATTTTCTTTGGAGAGAACAAAGCAAGTTTGGAACAAGCCCAAACTGCACAACGATTCTGTGCAAACCGAATGGTGAA agaaaaagaaaacccaccaaACCCTTTTCCCAATAGCAGCCCTTGGTGCTACAGTCCCAGTGTCCCCGCACATCCCTACAGTCCTCTGATTGAAACTTGCGCTACGTGCATGGCTAGAAGCAGTTTAAATAGACAGCCAAGGCCTCACTCATCCAGGCCTGATCCAGCCCAG